In a single window of the Bradyrhizobium sp. ORS 285 genome:
- a CDS encoding SDR family oxidoreductase, with protein sequence MADDRRSSLSRRQMVGGTATLAAASLTTAAAKGRETMAEDSRTAERSVDPTDKYPKPPFERQSQPWPGLASKMSPRPDHGETSYKGSGRLAGRKALITGGDSGMGRAAAIAYAREGADVAINYYPTEEPDAQEVVALIQAEGRKAVAIPGDLRDERFCQQLVQQAVEALGGLDIVVNNAARQQARQSILDVSSEDFDATMKTNIYAPFWIIKAALPHLKPGSVIIGTSSEQAYDPSPDLYDYAQTKAATMNYVKSLAKQLGPKGIRVNAVAPGPIWTPLQVSGGATMEKLEKFGGQTPLGRPGQPAELGSIYVQLAAADASYANGQVYGSSGGSGQP encoded by the coding sequence ATGGCAGACGATCGCAGATCTTCGTTATCCCGCCGCCAGATGGTCGGCGGCACTGCGACCCTCGCGGCCGCCTCATTGACGACAGCCGCAGCGAAAGGACGTGAAACGATGGCCGAGGACTCCAGGACCGCCGAACGATCGGTCGACCCGACCGACAAATACCCGAAGCCGCCGTTCGAGCGTCAATCACAGCCATGGCCCGGCCTGGCGAGCAAAATGTCTCCGCGGCCTGATCACGGCGAGACCAGCTACAAGGGATCCGGACGGCTCGCGGGGCGCAAGGCGCTGATCACCGGCGGCGACTCCGGCATGGGACGCGCGGCGGCGATCGCCTATGCCCGCGAGGGCGCCGACGTCGCCATCAACTATTACCCGACCGAGGAGCCGGACGCCCAGGAGGTCGTCGCCCTGATCCAGGCGGAAGGACGCAAGGCGGTGGCGATTCCCGGCGACCTGCGCGACGAGCGGTTCTGTCAGCAATTGGTGCAGCAGGCCGTCGAGGCACTCGGCGGTCTGGACATCGTCGTCAACAACGCCGCACGCCAGCAGGCGCGTCAGTCCATCCTCGACGTCTCCTCGGAGGATTTCGACGCGACCATGAAGACCAACATCTACGCGCCGTTCTGGATCATCAAGGCCGCGCTGCCCCACCTGAAGCCGGGTTCGGTGATCATCGGCACCTCCTCGGAGCAGGCCTACGATCCGTCTCCGGATCTGTATGACTACGCGCAGACCAAGGCTGCCACGATGAACTACGTCAAATCGCTGGCCAAGCAGCTCGGTCCGAAGGGCATCCGCGTCAACGCCGTGGCTCCCGGTCCGATCTGGACGCCGCTGCAGGTGTCCGGCGGTGCGACGATGGAGAAGCTGGAGAAGTTCGGCGGCCAGACGCCGCTCGGCCGTCCAGGCCAGCCGGCGGAACTGGGGTCGATCTACGTGCAGCTCGCGGCCGCCGACGCGAGCTACGCCAACGGCCAAGTCTACGGCTCGTCGGGAGGGTCCGGGCAGCCCTGA
- a CDS encoding PRC-barrel domain-containing protein — translation MLDTSMLDRSEYGNLIGSDKVEGTAVFGADDNKIGTIERVMIDKLSGRVSYAVLAFGGFLGLGNEHYPLPWQSLKYDTRLGGYVTGVTEDQLRGAPKYSDEREWDWGDLATGRKVDDYYGVKLA, via the coding sequence ATGCTCGACACATCAATGCTCGACCGTAGCGAATATGGTAATCTGATCGGCAGCGACAAGGTCGAAGGGACGGCCGTCTTTGGCGCTGACGACAACAAGATCGGCACGATCGAGCGGGTGATGATCGACAAGCTCAGCGGCCGGGTGTCCTACGCGGTGCTCGCCTTCGGCGGCTTTCTCGGGCTCGGCAACGAGCACTATCCGCTGCCGTGGCAGTCGTTGAAATACGATACGCGGCTCGGCGGCTATGTCACCGGGGTGACCGAGGACCAGCTTCGCGGCGCGCCGAAATATTCCGACGAGCGCGAGTGGGACTGGGGCGACCTCGCGACCGGCCGCAAGGTCGACGACTATTACGGCGTGAAGCTGGCCTAG
- a CDS encoding FkbM family methyltransferase, which yields MAKHEASRFLVRLLRSRLRDHRTELSELRRHIRPGDIVCDVGANKGSFLYWLARWSAPGRVIAFEPQPDLAHGLTRLCSQFALDNVVIEPRAAYSCTSRKTLFVPEGHQPGASLLQPAERSKPIAVQTVALDDYLPATGHVSAIKIDVEGAELDVLRGAERTLRRCRPLLVVECDRRLATIDRVRQTFALLLGLGYRGEFLDRGRLLPLSAFDPEVHQRADGEWFWKRKDYCNNFVFRSVDAHAS from the coding sequence TTGGCGAAGCACGAAGCATCTCGGTTTCTGGTCCGGCTCCTGCGCTCGCGCTTGCGCGACCATCGGACCGAGCTATCCGAGCTGCGTCGCCACATCCGGCCGGGCGACATCGTCTGCGACGTCGGCGCCAACAAGGGCAGCTTCCTGTATTGGCTGGCGCGGTGGTCCGCGCCCGGGCGGGTGATCGCCTTCGAGCCGCAGCCGGACCTCGCCCACGGCCTGACCCGGCTGTGCAGCCAGTTCGCGCTCGACAACGTGGTGATCGAGCCGCGCGCCGCCTATTCCTGCACCAGCCGCAAGACGCTGTTCGTGCCCGAGGGACATCAGCCCGGGGCATCGCTGCTGCAACCCGCCGAGAGGTCGAAGCCGATCGCGGTGCAGACCGTCGCGCTCGACGATTACCTGCCCGCGACCGGGCATGTCTCCGCGATCAAGATCGATGTCGAAGGCGCCGAGCTCGACGTGCTGCGCGGCGCCGAGCGCACGTTGCGCCGCTGCCGGCCCCTGCTCGTGGTCGAATGCGACCGCCGCCTCGCCACGATCGACCGGGTGAGGCAGACCTTCGCACTGCTGCTCGGCCTCGGCTATCGCGGCGAATTCCTGGACCGCGGCCGGCTGCTGCCGCTGTCGGCGTTCGATCCCGAGGTTCACCAGCGCGCCGACGGCGAATGGTTCTGGAAGCGCAAGGACTATTGCAACAACTTCGTGTTCCGGAGCGTGGACGCGCACGCCTCGTGA
- a CDS encoding PAS domain-containing protein: protein MAVIEFRMDGTIITANQNFLDALGYGLDDIRGKHHGMFVEPSERDSAAYREFWAALNRGEFKAAEFKRIAKGGREIWIEASYNPVLDSSGKPVKVVKFATDITEKQMTSMAANSKLAAIDRAQAVIEFKLDGTIVGANDNFLAALSYRLDEIRGKHHSMFVEPELRDSPAYREFWTALNRGEYQSGEYKRLGKGGREVWILASYNPVLDASGRPVGVVKFATDVTAQKLKNADLAGQIEAIGKSQAVIEFNMDGTIITANSNFLHAVGYTLPEIQGKHHSMFVEASERDSPAYREFWTNLNHGQYQAAEYKRVGKGGKEIYIQASYNPILDLNGRPFKVVKYATDVTRQVFVRMGNERVRAMMESVAAGAEELNASVREIAEAMTKSRETAMGAVDRVAAADAQAHRLSDASQAMSGIVELIHSITGQINLLALNATIESARAGEAGKGFAVVASEVKNLATQAKNATDKISHEIESLNNISGGVVTSLGSIKQAIQNVSEYVTSTAAAVEEQSTVTSEMSSSMARAASEAQALSSRAA, encoded by the coding sequence ATGGCCGTCATCGAATTTCGGATGGACGGGACCATCATCACCGCCAACCAGAACTTCCTGGATGCATTGGGTTACGGGCTCGACGACATCAGGGGCAAGCACCACGGCATGTTCGTGGAGCCCTCCGAGCGTGACAGCGCCGCTTACCGCGAGTTCTGGGCCGCGCTGAATCGCGGTGAGTTCAAGGCTGCCGAGTTCAAGCGCATCGCCAAGGGCGGTCGCGAGATCTGGATCGAAGCGTCCTACAATCCGGTGCTCGACAGCTCGGGCAAGCCGGTGAAGGTGGTCAAGTTTGCGACCGATATCACCGAGAAGCAGATGACGAGCATGGCCGCCAACTCGAAGCTGGCGGCCATCGATCGCGCCCAGGCGGTGATCGAGTTCAAGCTGGATGGCACCATCGTCGGTGCGAACGACAACTTCCTTGCTGCGCTCAGCTACCGGCTCGACGAGATCCGGGGCAAGCATCATAGCATGTTCGTCGAACCGGAGCTTCGTGACAGCCCGGCCTATCGCGAGTTCTGGACCGCACTCAATCGCGGCGAGTATCAATCAGGCGAATACAAGCGGCTTGGCAAGGGTGGCCGCGAGGTCTGGATCCTGGCCAGCTACAACCCGGTGCTCGACGCATCCGGCCGGCCGGTCGGGGTGGTCAAGTTCGCGACCGACGTCACCGCGCAGAAACTCAAGAACGCCGATCTCGCCGGCCAGATCGAGGCGATCGGCAAGTCGCAGGCCGTCATCGAGTTCAACATGGACGGCACGATCATCACGGCCAACAGCAATTTTCTGCACGCGGTCGGCTACACCCTGCCGGAGATCCAGGGCAAGCATCACAGCATGTTCGTTGAAGCCTCCGAGCGGGACAGTCCGGCCTACCGCGAGTTCTGGACGAACCTGAATCACGGCCAGTATCAAGCGGCCGAATACAAGCGCGTCGGCAAAGGCGGCAAGGAAATCTACATCCAGGCGTCCTATAACCCGATCCTCGATCTCAACGGACGCCCCTTCAAGGTCGTGAAGTATGCGACCGACGTCACCCGGCAGGTGTTCGTCCGCATGGGCAACGAGCGCGTCCGCGCGATGATGGAATCGGTCGCAGCCGGCGCCGAAGAGCTCAATGCCTCCGTGCGAGAGATCGCTGAAGCCATGACGAAGTCGCGAGAGACCGCCATGGGCGCGGTCGATCGCGTGGCAGCCGCCGATGCCCAGGCTCACCGATTGTCTGACGCCTCCCAGGCCATGAGCGGGATCGTCGAGCTCATTCACAGCATCACCGGCCAGATCAATCTGTTGGCTCTGAACGCGACGATCGAATCGGCCAGAGCCGGCGAAGCAGGAAAAGGTTTTGCGGTCGTCGCCTCAGAGGTGAAGAACCTGGCGACCCAAGCCAAGAACGCCACCGACAAGATCTCGCACGAGATCGAGAGCCTCAATAACATCTCGGGAGGGGTGGTCACGTCCCTCGGATCGATCAAGCAGGCCATCCAGAACGTGAGCGAATACGTCACATCGACCGCAGCAGCCGTGGAAGAACAGAGCACCGTGACCAGCGAAATGTCATCGAGCATGGCGCGCGCTGCGTCTGAAGCTCAGGCTCTTTCTTCGCGCGCAGCGTGA
- a CDS encoding outer membrane protein: protein MMLKGLAMGRRFGVVATLCSLGLISGSAPTFAGEADTSRVLEKLAALEARVASLEIENRNYRRRLAGVQRHSEGLTPAGSERMTTPDRPLKVAAPEHFRAPSSDWTGVFWGVSAGGAATRSSTSLSERNALSSPGFLNGYDTSGVTSPTSGAGGFIDVFAGADVQWSRFVIGGQLEASMSDLNFSSSGTRSLTYFDQNGPTGITASANYRPQVSSRWMSSALVRAGVLLDESTLVYGLGGWTFAQFEARNITDNPLLQPKETFWVNGPTGGIGIERSIGSNWRVRAEYRYTKFEKARTEDQFAFISSPSSQTYSRSTQFDHSMQSGRIGFAYALNPLQ, encoded by the coding sequence ATGATGCTCAAGGGGCTTGCTATGGGGCGGCGATTTGGTGTGGTGGCAACGTTGTGTTCCCTGGGTCTAATTAGCGGCAGTGCCCCCACCTTCGCGGGTGAGGCGGATACAAGCCGGGTTCTGGAAAAACTTGCTGCGTTGGAGGCGCGGGTCGCCAGTCTAGAAATCGAGAACCGCAATTACAGACGCAGACTGGCGGGCGTTCAGCGTCACTCCGAGGGGCTTACCCCTGCCGGGTCCGAGCGAATGACGACGCCGGATCGACCGCTCAAAGTTGCGGCACCGGAACATTTCCGCGCACCTTCGTCGGATTGGACTGGCGTCTTCTGGGGAGTCTCTGCAGGCGGCGCAGCGACCCGATCGTCGACCTCCTTAAGTGAGCGAAACGCGTTATCGAGTCCGGGCTTCCTGAACGGCTACGACACGTCTGGTGTCACAAGTCCAACAAGCGGCGCCGGAGGCTTTATCGACGTGTTTGCTGGCGCGGATGTGCAGTGGTCGCGCTTTGTCATCGGAGGCCAACTCGAAGCCAGCATGTCCGACCTGAACTTCAGCTCCTCGGGCACCCGCTCCTTAACCTATTTCGATCAAAACGGGCCGACAGGAATCACGGCGAGCGCAAACTACCGGCCCCAGGTATCATCGCGGTGGATGAGCTCTGCATTGGTGCGAGCCGGCGTCCTCCTGGATGAGAGCACCCTCGTCTACGGACTCGGTGGATGGACCTTCGCACAATTCGAGGCGCGAAATATCACGGACAATCCCTTACTCCAGCCGAAAGAGACGTTTTGGGTGAACGGACCGACAGGCGGAATCGGAATTGAACGGAGCATAGGTTCAAACTGGCGAGTCCGGGCCGAATATCGTTACACAAAATTCGAGAAGGCGCGGACCGAGGATCAGTTTGCATTCATATCTAGCCCGTCGTCGCAAACCTATTCTCGGTCGACCCAGTTTGACCACTCGATGCAATCTGGCCGCATCGGCTTCGCGTATGCGCTCAATCCACTTCAATAA
- a CDS encoding alpha-2-macroglobulin: MIGLVRAAVVCAVMALGLVSAGSAALAADKAFKRDDLADAAIKLEAQIKSEAGAVNKPLATLRTDADAALRRNDLRTGLQILGQIATAAPEDSVNWLRLARTVLNQIKPINTSEQTFLLERASTAAYLAYQRAGNAGEEADALAVLGKTMAERKLWRPALDTLRMSLELREVADIRGQYERMRDEHGFKLLDYTVDSDSASPRACFQFSEDLAKRTDFSPFVAQAGNDKPALTSEDKQLCVEGLKHGERYNINLRAGLPSGVKESLPKSAEFNIYVRDRKPFVRFTGKAYVLPRTGQKGIPLVSVNTPAVNIQVFRIGDRNLINTVIDSDFQRPLSSYQLTDLGNERGMRVWSGELSTAMTLNQDVTTAFPVDQALSDMQPGVYVMTAAPKGGASGNSDEDGGGQLATQWFIVSDLGLAAFSGNDGIHVFVNSLASTDPVARAEVRLVARNNEILATRKTDEAGHVLFESGLAKGEGGLSPAMLTVSGDKADYAFLSLKTSAFDLSDRGVAGREAPAGPDAFVYSERGVYRSSETVYLTALLRDGKGNAMTGVPLTLVVERPDGVEFRRAVLPDQGAGGRSLSVALNSAVPTGTYRVRAFTDPKGAAVGETTFMVEDYVPERLEFDLSSKDKQIKADAPVEVKVDGHFLYGAPASGLQLEGDLLVTTASERPGFPGYQFGVADEQSASNERTPIEGLPETDDKGAATFPVSLPKPPSSSRPQEAQIFVRMAETGGRAVERKLTVPVAPNAAQIGIKPSFTDKSVAEGDKAEFDIVFVSPEGKTLARSGLRYELLKIESRYQWYRQNSYWEYEPVKSTKRVGDGDVTIAANKPARLSFQPEPGRYRLDVKSADADGPVTSLQFDVGWYTEGSADTPDLLETSLDKPQYQSGDTMVVTVNARTAGKLTVNVLGDRLLTTQTTEVKEGTNQVKLAVGKDWGTGAYVVTTLRRPLDAAAQRMPGRALGVAWFGIDKSARTLNVALTPPALVRPGSALKIPVKVGGLNPGEDAKIVIAAVDVGILNLTNYKPPAPDDYYLGQRQLSAEIRDLYGQLIDGMQGSRGQIRSGGDSGGAELQGSPPTQKPLALYSGIVTVGPDGNAEVSFDIPEFAGTARVMAVAWSATKVGRANIDVTVRDPVVLTATLPRFLLSGDRGTLSFDVDNVEGAPGDYVVAVKASGPVKVSGNANVTLKLAAKQRGSSTLPLDASGTGTAQLDVDIKGPNGLALARHYQLDVKPATQVLARRSIRTLAKGESLTLTSDMFSDLVAGTGTVSLSAGLSTALDAATILKALDRYPHGCSEQITSRAMPLLYVNELAAGAHLAMDTEVDQRIRDSIDRLLARQGSNGSFGLWSAGGDDPWLDAYVTDFLTRAREKGFAVPDVLFKSALDRVRNSVVNAEEPEKTGGRDLAYGLYVLARNGAAPIGDLRYLADTKLGNLATPIAKAQLAAALALVGDRARAERVYGAAADSLAPKPVLVFGRTDYGSDLRDAAALVSLAGEGNAPRATLTQAVARVEAARGLTPYTSTQENAWMVLAARALAKETLVLDVNGQAVKQALYRSYKAAELSGQPLKITNTGEAPVQAVVSVSGSPLTPEPAASNGFKIERSYYTLDGKPADIKIAKQNDRFAVVLKVTEAKPEYGHIMVSDYLPAGLEIDNPRLVSSGDSGTLDWIEDGQEPVNTEFRDDRFTAALDRAADSKAVFTVAYVVRAVSPGKYVLPQAYVEDMYNPSRYGRTGTGSVEVRAAK; encoded by the coding sequence ATGATCGGTCTGGTTCGCGCCGCCGTCGTCTGCGCCGTCATGGCGCTTGGCCTGGTCTCCGCAGGCTCCGCCGCGCTGGCCGCCGACAAGGCGTTCAAGCGCGACGATCTCGCGGATGCCGCGATCAAGCTGGAGGCCCAGATCAAGAGCGAGGCGGGGGCGGTGAATAAGCCGCTGGCGACCTTGCGCACCGACGCCGACGCGGCGCTGCGGCGCAACGATCTGCGCACCGGATTGCAGATCCTCGGCCAGATCGCGACCGCGGCGCCCGAGGATTCCGTCAACTGGCTGCGGCTGGCGCGCACCGTGCTGAACCAGATCAAGCCGATCAACACCTCCGAGCAGACCTTCCTGCTGGAGCGCGCCTCGACCGCGGCCTATCTCGCCTATCAGCGCGCCGGCAATGCCGGCGAGGAGGCGGATGCGCTCGCGGTGCTCGGCAAGACCATGGCGGAGCGCAAGTTGTGGCGGCCGGCGCTGGATACGCTGCGGATGTCGCTGGAGCTGCGCGAGGTCGCCGATATCAGGGGACAATATGAGCGGATGCGCGACGAGCACGGCTTCAAGCTGCTCGACTACACGGTGGATTCGGACTCGGCGAGCCCGCGCGCCTGCTTCCAGTTCTCCGAGGATCTCGCCAAGCGCACCGACTTCTCGCCCTTCGTGGCGCAGGCCGGCAATGACAAGCCGGCGCTGACCTCGGAGGACAAGCAGCTCTGCGTCGAGGGGCTCAAGCATGGCGAGCGCTACAACATCAATCTGCGCGCCGGCCTGCCGTCAGGTGTCAAGGAGAGCCTGCCGAAATCGGCCGAGTTCAACATCTATGTCCGCGACCGCAAGCCGTTCGTGCGCTTCACCGGCAAGGCCTACGTGCTGCCGCGCACCGGGCAGAAGGGCATTCCGCTGGTCAGCGTCAACACGCCCGCCGTCAACATCCAGGTGTTCCGGATCGGCGATCGCAATCTGATCAACACCGTCATCGACAGCGACTTCCAGCGGCCGCTGTCGAGCTACCAGCTCACCGATCTCGGCAACGAACGCGGCATGAGGGTGTGGAGCGGCGAGCTTTCGACCGCGATGACCCTGAACCAGGACGTCACGACGGCCTTCCCGGTCGACCAGGCGCTCAGCGACATGCAGCCGGGCGTCTATGTGATGACGGCGGCGCCGAAGGGCGGAGCCAGCGGCAACAGCGACGAGGACGGCGGTGGCCAACTCGCGACGCAATGGTTCATCGTCTCCGATCTCGGCCTCGCGGCCTTCTCCGGCAATGACGGCATCCACGTGTTCGTCAACTCGCTCGCGTCGACCGATCCGGTGGCGCGCGCCGAGGTGCGGCTGGTGGCGCGCAACAACGAGATCCTGGCGACGCGCAAGACCGACGAGGCCGGCCACGTGCTATTCGAGTCGGGGCTCGCGAAGGGCGAGGGCGGGCTGTCGCCGGCGATGCTGACGGTGTCGGGCGATAAGGCCGACTACGCCTTCCTGAGCTTGAAGACCTCGGCGTTCGATCTGTCGGACCGCGGCGTTGCCGGCCGCGAGGCGCCGGCCGGGCCGGATGCGTTCGTTTATTCGGAGCGCGGCGTCTATCGCTCCAGCGAGACGGTCTATCTCACCGCGCTGCTGCGCGACGGCAAGGGCAATGCCATGACCGGCGTGCCGCTGACGCTCGTCGTCGAGCGCCCCGACGGCGTCGAATTCCGCCGCGCCGTGCTGCCCGACCAGGGCGCCGGCGGCCGCTCGCTCAGCGTGGCGCTGAACTCGGCGGTGCCGACCGGGACCTACCGCGTGCGCGCCTTCACCGATCCGAAGGGGGCGGCGGTCGGCGAGACCACCTTCATGGTCGAGGACTACGTCCCCGAGCGGCTGGAATTCGATCTGTCGTCCAAGGACAAGCAGATCAAGGCTGATGCTCCGGTGGAGGTGAAGGTCGACGGCCATTTCCTCTATGGCGCGCCCGCCTCCGGCCTGCAGCTCGAGGGCGACCTGCTGGTGACGACCGCGTCCGAGCGCCCTGGTTTTCCGGGTTATCAGTTCGGCGTCGCCGACGAGCAGAGCGCCTCCAACGAGCGCACGCCGATCGAGGGGCTGCCCGAGACCGACGACAAGGGCGCGGCGACGTTCCCCGTGAGCCTGCCGAAGCCGCCGTCGTCGAGCCGGCCGCAGGAGGCGCAGATCTTCGTGCGGATGGCGGAGACCGGCGGCCGCGCCGTCGAGCGCAAGCTGACCGTGCCGGTGGCGCCGAATGCGGCCCAGATCGGCATCAAGCCGTCGTTTACGGACAAGAGCGTCGCCGAGGGCGACAAGGCCGAGTTCGACATCGTGTTCGTCTCGCCGGAGGGCAAGACGCTGGCGCGCAGCGGGCTGCGCTACGAGCTCCTGAAGATCGAGTCGCGTTATCAGTGGTACCGGCAGAACTCGTACTGGGAATACGAGCCGGTCAAATCAACCAAGCGCGTCGGCGATGGCGACGTCACGATCGCGGCGAACAAGCCGGCGCGGCTGAGCTTTCAGCCGGAGCCCGGGCGCTATCGGCTCGACGTCAAGTCGGCCGACGCCGATGGGCCGGTGACGTCGCTGCAGTTCGATGTCGGCTGGTACACCGAGGGCAGCGCCGATACGCCGGATCTGCTGGAGACCTCGCTCGACAAGCCGCAATATCAGTCGGGCGACACCATGGTCGTCACGGTGAATGCGCGCACCGCGGGCAAGCTGACGGTCAACGTGCTCGGTGACCGCCTGCTGACGACGCAGACCACCGAGGTCAAGGAAGGCACCAACCAGGTCAAGCTTGCCGTCGGCAAGGACTGGGGCACGGGCGCCTATGTCGTGACCACGCTCCGCCGTCCGCTTGATGCGGCCGCGCAGCGCATGCCGGGCCGGGCACTCGGCGTCGCCTGGTTCGGCATCGACAAATCGGCGCGCACGTTGAATGTCGCGCTGACGCCGCCGGCGCTGGTCCGGCCGGGCTCGGCGTTGAAGATCCCGGTCAAGGTCGGCGGGCTCAATCCCGGCGAGGACGCCAAGATCGTGATCGCCGCCGTCGATGTCGGCATTCTCAATCTCACCAACTACAAGCCGCCGGCGCCGGACGATTATTATCTCGGCCAGCGCCAGCTCTCGGCGGAGATCCGCGATCTCTATGGTCAGCTGATCGACGGCATGCAGGGCTCGCGCGGCCAGATCCGCTCCGGCGGTGACTCCGGAGGAGCCGAGCTGCAGGGCTCGCCGCCGACACAGAAGCCGCTGGCGCTGTATTCGGGCATCGTCACCGTCGGTCCCGATGGCAATGCGGAAGTGAGCTTCGACATTCCCGAGTTCGCCGGCACGGCGCGCGTGATGGCGGTGGCGTGGAGCGCGACCAAGGTCGGCCGCGCCAACATCGACGTCACCGTGCGCGATCCCGTGGTGCTGACCGCGACCTTGCCGCGCTTCCTGCTGTCGGGCGACCGCGGCACGCTGTCGTTCGACGTCGACAATGTCGAGGGCGCGCCCGGTGACTATGTCGTGGCCGTCAAGGCGAGCGGGCCGGTGAAAGTGTCCGGCAATGCCAATGTGACGCTGAAGCTCGCCGCCAAGCAGCGGGGGTCATCGACCTTGCCGCTGGATGCCTCGGGCACCGGCACGGCGCAGCTCGATGTCGACATCAAGGGGCCGAATGGGCTTGCGCTGGCGCGGCATTATCAGCTCGACGTCAAGCCGGCGACGCAGGTGCTGGCACGGCGTTCGATCCGCACCTTGGCCAAGGGCGAGAGCCTGACGCTGACGTCGGACATGTTCAGCGATCTCGTGGCGGGCACCGGCACGGTGTCGCTGTCGGCGGGGCTCTCGACCGCGCTCGACGCGGCGACGATCCTCAAGGCGCTCGACCGCTATCCGCATGGCTGCTCGGAGCAGATCACCAGCCGCGCGATGCCGCTGCTCTATGTCAACGAGCTCGCCGCCGGCGCTCATCTGGCCATGGACACCGAGGTCGACCAGCGCATCCGCGACTCCATCGATCGCCTGCTGGCGCGGCAGGGCTCGAACGGCTCGTTCGGGCTGTGGTCGGCCGGCGGCGACGATCCCTGGCTCGATGCCTATGTGACGGACTTCCTGACCCGGGCCCGCGAAAAGGGTTTTGCGGTGCCGGACGTGCTGTTCAAGAGCGCGCTCGACCGTGTCAGGAACTCGGTGGTCAATGCCGAGGAGCCGGAGAAGACCGGCGGCCGCGATCTCGCTTACGGCCTCTACGTGCTGGCGCGCAACGGCGCGGCGCCGATCGGTGACCTGCGCTATCTCGCCGACACCAAGCTCGGCAATCTCGCAACGCCGATCGCCAAGGCGCAGCTCGCGGCGGCCCTGGCGCTGGTCGGCGACCGCGCCCGCGCCGAGCGGGTCTATGGCGCCGCCGCCGACAGCCTCGCGCCGAAGCCGGTGCTGGTGTTCGGCCGCACCGACTACGGCTCCGACCTGCGCGATGCCGCCGCGCTGGTGTCGCTAGCCGGCGAGGGCAACGCGCCGCGCGCGACGTTGACGCAGGCGGTGGCCCGTGTCGAAGCGGCGCGCGGGCTGACGCCGTACACCTCGACGCAGGAGAATGCGTGGATGGTGCTGGCGGCGCGCGCGCTCGCCAAGGAGACGCTGGTGCTCGACGTCAACGGCCAGGCGGTGAAGCAGGCGCTGTACCGCAGCTACAAGGCGGCGGAGCTGTCGGGCCAGCCGCTGAAAATTACCAACACCGGCGAGGCGCCGGTGCAGGCGGTGGTCTCGGTGTCCGGCTCGCCGCTGACGCCGGAGCCGGCGGCCTCCAACGGCTTCAAGATCGAGCGCAGCTACTACACGCTCGACGGCAAGCCGGCGGACATCAAGATCGCGAAGCAGAACGACCGCTTCGCCGTGGTGCTGAAGGTCACCGAGGCCAAGCCGGAATATGGGCACATCATGGTGTCGGACTATCTGCCGGCCGGGCTCGAGATCGACAATCCGCGCCTGGTGTCGTCGGGTGACAGCGGCACGCTCGACTGGATCGAGGACGGCCAGGAACCCGTCAATACCGAGTTCCGCGACGACCGCTTCACGGCCGCGCTCGACCGCGCCGCCGACTCCAAGGCGGTGTTCACGGTGGCCTATGTCGTGCGCGCGGTGTCGCCCGGCAAATACGTGCTGCCGCAGGCCTATGTCGAGGACATGTACAATCCCTCGCGCTATGGTCGCACCGGGACGGGCTCCGTGGAGGTCCGCGCGGCGAAATGA